One window of the Paenibacillus beijingensis genome contains the following:
- a CDS encoding cation diffusion facilitator family transporter: MGFGHHHGPDGHSHTHGGVDSNIIQSKEATKVLLISLVGLLITALFQAIIVAISGSVALLADTIHNFGDALTSIPLWIAFVLSRKLPTKRFTYGLNRTEDIAGLIIVLVIAFSAFVAGYQSVMRMIHGSTFTHLGATSIAAIVGFIGNEIVAIYRIRMGKKMGSAALIADGQHARVDGMTSLAVLVGVLGVWLGFPIVDPLVGLVITIMILFIVKDSAKAVFTRLLDGIEPETIDTITRSASQVEGVQTVNDIKARWFGHEILAEISITTDSNLSVREGHAIAQNVIHRLQHDIEHLGKVQVHVDPVEEQGYSFHEHAHFHAAKHSHKHGHDHHHDPHDHHHKHQHHHDHDLKHDPSHDDHKHRHHSHHSHLQPAAK, translated from the coding sequence ATGGGTTTCGGACATCATCATGGTCCCGATGGACACTCTCATACGCATGGCGGCGTAGACTCGAATATTATCCAAAGTAAGGAAGCGACAAAGGTTTTATTGATTTCGCTTGTCGGTCTGTTGATAACCGCCCTTTTTCAAGCTATTATTGTAGCCATATCCGGCAGTGTTGCGCTCCTCGCCGATACCATTCATAACTTTGGGGATGCATTGACATCCATTCCGTTATGGATTGCTTTTGTGCTAAGCCGTAAGCTTCCAACAAAACGCTTTACGTACGGATTGAACCGGACAGAAGATATTGCCGGCCTGATCATTGTTCTTGTCATCGCTTTCAGCGCCTTTGTAGCCGGTTATCAATCTGTCATGCGGATGATCCATGGTTCAACCTTCACCCATTTGGGCGCGACATCAATCGCCGCGATCGTAGGCTTTATCGGAAATGAAATTGTCGCCATCTACCGCATACGCATGGGTAAAAAGATGGGAAGCGCCGCACTGATTGCTGACGGTCAGCATGCGAGAGTGGATGGAATGACTTCGCTCGCTGTATTGGTTGGTGTCCTTGGAGTGTGGCTAGGCTTCCCGATTGTGGATCCGCTCGTTGGACTGGTGATTACAATTATGATACTCTTCATTGTAAAAGACTCGGCAAAAGCGGTGTTTACCCGCTTATTGGACGGAATCGAGCCCGAAACCATCGATACGATCACAAGATCCGCTTCTCAGGTTGAAGGCGTTCAAACCGTAAATGACATCAAAGCACGCTGGTTTGGTCATGAAATATTAGCCGAAATTTCAATTACTACGGATTCGAACCTGTCGGTTAGAGAAGGACATGCAATCGCTCAAAATGTCATCCATCGTTTGCAGCATGATATTGAGCATTTGGGGAAGGTACAGGTTCATGTGGATCCGGTTGAAGAACAAGGCTATTCTTTTCATGAGCATGCTCATTTCCATGCTGCCAAGCATTCGCATAAACATGGGCACGATCATCACCATGATCCCCACGATCACCACCATAAGCATCAGCACCACCATGACCATGACCTTAAACATGATCCTTCTCATGACGATCATAAACATCGGCATCATAGTCATCATAGTCATCTGCAACCTGCAGCAAAATAA
- a CDS encoding response regulator transcription factor, which translates to MYRVMIADDEALEREGLEWIVRNMMPGEFEIIHAENGRIAIERAEEHHPQIVLMDVNMPGIRGLDAIREIKSRLPDTKFVLVTAYDYFSYAQEALSLGVKEYIVKPAKRTHVVETLKRLVEELDSERSKRTEELELRHTVSRLIPLAENELALMIMVHQIVDADAGQLAEWLDFPLDGGCAVVVAFPKDVYTRDKKKIYDSVRSFAKTSGPDCIVSSLIDRHMAIFLRTPPAAAGEVWKQETIRYGEELISRAKRQLDMTLFVGIGSAQSGTEGLHQSYFEAVFASTYFEHGGKACHFDDLKKGSGVPLPVPGEGSLNESALHRSYVVSALQRNREEREQQTLTVLDRAKSYIQERFTEDISLEEVAEYVHLNPFYLSKILKQQIGETFIDLVTRLRIEKAKALMASESLSLKEVCFEVGYKDPNYFSRVFKRVTGITPSEYRGQAK; encoded by the coding sequence ATGTACAGAGTGATGATCGCCGATGACGAAGCGCTTGAGAGGGAAGGACTGGAATGGATTGTCCGGAATATGATGCCGGGCGAGTTCGAGATCATCCATGCGGAAAACGGGCGGATCGCGATCGAACGGGCGGAGGAGCATCATCCGCAGATCGTGCTGATGGATGTCAACATGCCGGGCATCCGCGGCCTCGATGCCATCCGGGAAATCAAATCGCGTCTGCCGGATACGAAATTTGTGCTGGTCACGGCGTATGATTATTTTTCTTATGCGCAGGAGGCGCTTTCGCTCGGCGTAAAGGAATACATCGTCAAACCGGCCAAGCGGACTCATGTCGTGGAAACGCTGAAGCGGCTTGTGGAGGAGCTGGACAGCGAAAGAAGCAAACGTACCGAGGAATTGGAGCTCAGGCATACCGTTTCCAGGCTCATTCCTTTGGCCGAGAACGAGCTGGCGCTTATGATCATGGTCCATCAAATCGTGGACGCGGATGCCGGGCAGCTCGCCGAGTGGCTGGACTTTCCACTGGATGGAGGTTGCGCGGTCGTTGTTGCTTTTCCGAAAGACGTCTATACCCGGGACAAAAAGAAGATCTACGATTCGGTCCGCAGCTTTGCCAAAACAAGCGGGCCGGACTGCATTGTCAGCTCGCTGATCGACCGCCATATGGCGATTTTCCTGCGGACTCCTCCGGCAGCGGCGGGAGAGGTGTGGAAACAGGAAACGATCCGGTACGGCGAGGAGCTCATCTCGCGGGCGAAGCGTCAGCTCGACATGACGTTATTTGTAGGCATCGGGTCGGCGCAAAGCGGAACGGAAGGGCTGCACCAGTCGTATTTTGAAGCGGTGTTTGCATCCACCTACTTTGAGCACGGCGGAAAAGCATGCCATTTCGACGATCTGAAGAAAGGCAGCGGCGTTCCGCTCCCTGTGCCGGGAGAAGGGTCTTTGAACGAGAGCGCGCTTCACCGGTCCTACGTCGTTTCCGCCCTGCAGCGGAACAGGGAAGAACGCGAGCAGCAGACGCTGACCGTTCTCGACCGGGCCAAAAGCTATATCCAGGAACGGTTCACAGAGGATATTTCGCTCGAGGAAGTGGCGGAGTACGTTCATCTGAATCCCTTTTACCTCAGTAAAATTTTGAAGCAGCAAATCGGGGAAACGTTCATCGACCTTGTGACCCGCCTGCGGATCGAGAAGGCCAAGGCGCTGATGGCGTCGGAGTCGCTCAGCCTGAAGGAAGTATGCTTCGAGGTCGGCTACAAGGACCCGAATTACTTCAGCCGGGTATTCAAACGAGTGACGGGCATCACCCCTTCCGAGTACCGCGGCCAAGCCAAATAA
- a CDS encoding metal-sensing transcriptional repressor encodes MNDNHQPDHTHDHEHKHRKQIVNRLSRIEGHLRAVKEMTADGRDCAEVLLQIAAVRKALDNAAKLLLKDHLESCVINAGSGDDRTKILDDLNKALDHFIR; translated from the coding sequence ATGAACGATAATCATCAGCCGGATCATACTCATGATCATGAGCATAAACACCGCAAACAAATTGTAAACCGTCTGTCACGAATTGAAGGACATCTTCGCGCTGTTAAGGAGATGACTGCCGACGGCCGCGATTGTGCAGAAGTGCTGCTTCAAATTGCGGCCGTTCGTAAAGCATTGGATAACGCAGCAAAGCTTTTATTAAAAGACCATCTGGAAAGTTGTGTTATCAATGCCGGCTCTGGTGACGATCGGACTAAAATTTTGGATGATCTGAACAAAGCATTGGATCATTTTATCCGTTGA
- a CDS encoding sensor histidine kinase: MTIRMKLLLFIPLLVLLVNSVTYFLFESGKIVQTSYDRTIVRVLLYKQSVKTAEDHLKTLYGYLLNPNDGGAGELGRSREQLLAARASLVDTTASTPMASAAAGYVHMLDTLMEQEQAALAAATTPALRPALDRYEEAEQTTGFIREEGQHLVDMELSLYQPVYKQIQQETGRINRLGAAILIVNTVMSVVIAIWISRSITRPVSRLVAMARQVSTGNLRLEPPPRSGDELGILLGAFTQMSSDLNVLIEKDKESLERDRFVKELELQALQSQINPHFLFNTLNVLSKLALLEGAEKTSDLIVSMSNLLRYNLRKLDRPVTLREELEHVKEYITIQQARFRDRVKFETDIDDSALDVPIPLLTLQPIVENSFLHGIADMEQGAVIRLEAARRADEVRITLSDNGIGMSEQERLALLRLEEAEAGAEKKPQAGTGLGTRNVFKRLQLFYGSGDLVDIESGPGEGTKVTIRIPAGKGGGTIHVQSDDRR; the protein is encoded by the coding sequence ATGACGATTCGAATGAAGCTGCTGCTGTTTATCCCCTTGCTCGTCCTGCTGGTCAATTCGGTGACGTACTTCTTATTCGAGAGCGGAAAAATCGTACAGACGAGCTATGACCGGACGATAGTTCGCGTTTTGCTGTACAAGCAATCCGTCAAGACGGCGGAAGATCATCTGAAAACGCTTTATGGTTATTTGCTCAACCCGAATGACGGCGGTGCCGGCGAGCTGGGGAGATCGCGGGAGCAGCTGCTTGCGGCGCGCGCGTCGCTTGTTGATACAACCGCTTCCACCCCGATGGCATCGGCGGCAGCCGGGTATGTCCATATGTTGGATACGCTGATGGAGCAGGAGCAGGCAGCTCTGGCCGCGGCAACGACGCCGGCGCTGCGCCCCGCGCTGGACCGTTACGAAGAGGCGGAGCAAACAACCGGGTTTATCCGCGAGGAGGGGCAGCATCTGGTGGATATGGAGCTGAGCCTTTACCAGCCGGTTTATAAGCAAATCCAGCAGGAAACCGGGCGCATCAACCGTTTGGGGGCCGCGATCTTGATCGTCAACACGGTGATGAGCGTTGTAATCGCGATCTGGATTTCCCGGAGCATTACCCGGCCGGTAAGCCGTCTTGTCGCCATGGCCAGACAGGTTTCCACTGGAAACCTGCGTCTTGAGCCGCCGCCGCGATCGGGTGACGAGCTCGGAATTTTGTTGGGCGCATTTACGCAAATGTCATCTGACCTGAATGTGCTGATCGAGAAGGATAAAGAAAGCCTGGAGAGGGACCGGTTTGTGAAGGAATTGGAGCTTCAGGCGCTGCAAAGCCAAATCAATCCCCACTTTTTGTTCAATACCCTCAATGTGCTCTCCAAGCTGGCGCTGCTGGAAGGGGCGGAGAAAACGAGCGATCTGATCGTATCGATGTCCAATTTGCTGCGGTACAATTTGCGCAAGCTGGACCGGCCCGTCACATTGCGGGAAGAGCTGGAGCATGTCAAAGAATACATTACGATTCAACAGGCACGCTTCCGCGACCGCGTCAAATTCGAGACGGATATCGACGATTCGGCGCTCGATGTGCCGATCCCGCTGCTGACGCTTCAGCCGATTGTCGAGAATTCGTTTCTGCACGGCATTGCGGATATGGAGCAAGGCGCGGTCATCCGCCTGGAAGCGGCCCGCAGGGCGGACGAGGTACGCATTACGCTGTCCGACAACGGGATCGGCATGAGCGAGCAGGAGCGGCTCGCGCTGCTCCGTCTGGAAGAGGCGGAGGCAGGAGCGGAGAAGAAGCCGCAGGCTGGGACGGGGCTGGGCACAAGAAACGTGTTCAAACGGCTGCAGCTGTTCTACGGCAGCGGCGATCTGGTGGACATCGAAAGCGGGCCAGGCGAAGGAACGAAGGTTACGATTCGGATTCCAGCGGGAAAGGGGGGCGGAACGATCCATGTACAGAGTGATGATCGCCGATGA